A section of the Agarivorans litoreus genome encodes:
- the ccmE gene encoding cytochrome c maturation protein CcmE, producing the protein MNPRRKKRLTIVLAIVLGLGASIGLLLFALQQNIDLFYTPTELVNGKGKAEIKPEVGQRLRIGGLVLPGTVKRSETSLQVSFKLSDAGGGIVTINYEGILPDLFREGQGIVAQGELANPTTVNAFEVLAKHDEEYMPQEVAEALEGMEHFKPEYTEAQLKGSGH; encoded by the coding sequence ATTGTTCTGGCAATTGTACTAGGTTTAGGGGCTTCTATTGGCTTGTTGCTGTTTGCTTTGCAACAAAATATCGATTTATTTTATACACCTACTGAATTAGTTAATGGTAAGGGAAAGGCTGAAATTAAACCTGAGGTAGGCCAGCGTTTGCGAATTGGTGGTTTGGTGCTGCCAGGCACTGTAAAGCGCTCTGAGACCAGTTTGCAAGTTAGTTTCAAGCTGAGTGATGCTGGTGGTGGTATTGTAACCATTAACTATGAAGGTATTTTGCCTGATCTGTTTCGAGAAGGGCAGGGCATTGTAGCGCAAGGTGAATTGGCTAACCCAACCACGGTAAATGCATTTGAGGTATTAGCCAAGCACGACGAAGAATACATGCCACAGGAAGTGGCAGAAGCGCTTGAAGGTATGGAACACTTTAAACCAGAATATACAGAAGCCCAGCTTAAAGGCTCAGGACACTAG